From the genome of Streptomyces spinoverrucosus:
GCGGAACAGGTTCGCCAGGGCGTGGAAACGGTCGGTGGCGCCCTGCCTGCCGGACGGGGCGGCGGGGAGTTCGACGTCGTAGCGGCGGGCCAGTTCGGCCGCCTCCTCGGTCCGTCCCTTGGCGAGCAGGAAGCTCAGTGACTCCGGCATGAACTTCACCAGCACCGGCGCGAACAGCAGCGGGGCGACACAGACCCAGAAGGCGGCGCGCCAGCCGAGCGGTTCCACGACCCACAGGGCGACGTAGGCGGAGAGGATGCCGCCCGCGTGGTGGGCGGTCATCAGCATGCCGATGGTGAGGGCGCCGCGGCCGCGCGGGGCGTAGTCGCAGACCATGCTGATCGCGGTCGGCAGCAGACCGCCGAGGCCGACACCGGCGAGGGTCCGGCCGAGGCCGAAGACCGCGACGCTGTCGGCGATCGCGCACAGTCCGGAGGCCAGCGAGAACAGCGTCACGCAGGCGACCATCAGCTTCTTGCGGCCGATCCGGTCGGCGACCGTCCCCGCGGTCAGCGCACCGACGAGCATGCCGAAGGTGGCGTAGCTGCCGAGGTCGCCGGCCTGGTCCGGGGTGATGCCGAGGGCCTGCTGCTCCAGCATGTGCGGCAGCACCGAGCCGTAGATGAACATGTCGAGGCCGTCGAAGAGGACGGCCAGCCAGCACAGACCGACGGCCAGAACGGCCAGTCTGCTGCCGCGGGCGGACAGAGCGGGGGAGGAGGACATCCTTGTTTTCCTCTCGTGCGGGGTGCGCAAGACGTTAAGGAGCCATCCCGCGACAGTCAACGTTTTTGTCAACAATCTCATCGACAATCCATCGCCGACAGTCCGGGATGGCTCCCAGCACGCCTCTCAGCCCACCGGCGGGGTCCCGTGCGTGTGGAACGACTCGATGGTCCTCAGCCCCCACGCCTGCCCCTTGGCCCGCTCGGCCTCGGTCCAGGTGATCAGCGGCCAGTCGGGCGCCAGCACCAGCCGGGTGAGCGGGTTGCACAGCTCGATACGGTTGCCGCCCGGCTCGTAGACGTAGAGGAAGAACGTCTGCTGGATGGCGTGTTTGTGCGGGCCCGTCTCGATGAACACGCCGGTGTCGATGGCGAGATCGGCGGCGCGCAGGATGTCCTCGCGGGTGTCGGTGGCGAAGGCGATGTGGTGCAGCCGGCCGTTCGACCCCGTCCAGTCCTCGGTGTAGACGACGTCGTACGACTTGTTGGTGAAGGTCAGCCAACGGGCCGCGATACGCCCGGAGTCGAGCCGGATCTGCTCGGTGGGGCGGGCGCCGAGCACCTGTTGCTGGAACTCGGCGTTGGCGAGCACGTCGGCGGCGAGGAAGTTGACGTGGTCCAGGCGGCGTACGCCGACGCCCCGGTTGGGCTTGGCCTGCGGCTGGTTCTTCAGCGCGGGTTTCAGCTCGTCGGGTGCCCGGTAGTGCTCGCTCTCCCAGTACAGGGCGTGCTCGTGGCCGTCCGGGTCGGTGGTGACGTACAGCTTGCCGAGGCCGGGTTCGTCCTCGGTCCAGTGGCCGGGGCGGCCGGCCTCCTCGGCCGCCTTCACCCGGCGCTGGAGGGCCTCCTCGCTGGAGGTGCGCAGGGCGAGCCGGCCGAGGCCGGGCCGGTCGCGGGCGGTGAGGACCAGGCTGTGGTGCTCGTAGTCGTCGAAGGTGCGCAGGTGGACGGTGTCGCCGTGCTGACCGTTGACCGTGAGGCCGAGGTAGTCGGTGAAGAAGGCGACGCTGGCGTCCAGGTCCGGCGTGAACAGCTGCGCGTGCCCGACATGGGCGATGTCGCCGAGCGGCGGGGTCATCCTCGACCTCCAAGGGGTTGTGCGGCGGCCCTGGGGAACACGGTGCCGTCGAAGATCTTGCGAGCGGTACGGACCACGGCCGTGCGACGGGCGGAGACAAGTCCTCCGGTGTCGCCGCCGAGGCTGACCTCGATGTCCATGAATCCGGAGGGGTGTTCGATACGAAGGCGGTCGCTGTCGGCGGGCAGCTCCGCGAGGTTCGCACCGACGCCGCCTTCGATCCGCAGGCCGGCGGCCACACTGGCCGCCCCGAGCACACCGATCGACGGGTGGCAGCGCACGGGGATGAAGGTGCGGGTGCAGACCGCGCCGCCGTCGCGCGGCGCGGCGAGCAGCGTCACCTTGGGCACGGTCGTCTCCGACACGTCACCCAGACCCATCAACTCCCCCGCCGCCAGTCGGACCTCCCGCAGCCGGTCGGCCAGCTCCTCGTCGGCCTCCAGCTCGGCGGGCGACTCATGGCCGGTGACCTTCAGCGCGGCGGCCTCGACCAGCACGGTCGGCATGCCGTTGTCCACGCAGGTCACGGGGACGCCGTGGATCTCGTCGCGGACGTTGCCGGTGGGCAGCAGCGGTCCGGTGCCGGGCGGGAACTCGATCAGCACGGCCGCCGCGCCGCCCGGCACGCCGGAGATCTCGGCGTCGCCGGTGTAGTCGACGCGGCCGCCCGGCGTGGGGAAGGTCGCCGTGGCGTGGTCGCCGGTGTTGAGCATCCGGATCCGTACGGAGGTCCGCTCCTCCCCCGCCGGGACCAGCCCGCGCTCGACGGCGAACGGGCCGATCCCGGCGAGGATGTTCCCGCAGTTCTGACGGTCAGTCACCTCAGGCTTGTCGACGGCGACTTGCAGGAACAGGTAGTCGACGTCGGCGTCCGGGTCGGGTGAGGGCGACACGACCGCCACCTTGCTGGTGAGCGGGTGGGCTCCGCCGAGCCCGTCGATCTGGCGGGGGTCGGGGCTGCCCATGATCCGCAGGAGCAGGTCGTCGCGTGCGGCCGGGTCGGCGGGCAGGTCGTCGGCGAGGAAGTAGGCGCCCTTGGAGGTGCCGCCCCGCATCAGCAGACACGGCACCGCCTCGAACGTCACGAGCCCGTCCCTTCGCCGGCGTACTCCTCGTAGGAGACGTACTCGACGCCGAGGCGCTTGAGCGTGTCCCGCAGCCCGTAGCGGTCCAGGCCGAGTTCGCCGTCCAGGAACGCGGCGCGGGACCTGGCCTCCTTCGCCTCCCGGGCCTCGGACTTCGCCACCGTCTCGCGGGCGCGTTCGCGCGGTACGACGACCACGCCGTCGTCGTCGGCGAGGATCACGTCACCCGGGCGCACGACCTGGCCGCCGATGGCGACCGGCACGTTGACCGAGCCGCCGGTGGCCTTCACTGTGCCCTGCGCGGAGACCGCCCGCGCCCAGGCGGGGAAGCCCATCTCGCGCAGCTCCTGGGTGTCCCGGACGCCCGCGTTGATGACCAGCCCCCGCACGCCCCGCTGCCGCAGCGCGGTCGCGAACAGCTCGCCGAACATGCCGTCAGTCGAGGGGGAAGTGGTGGTGACGACCAGGATGTCGCCGTCGCCGCACTGCTCCACGGCGGCGTGGATCATGAGGTTGTCGCCGGGCCAGCCGATCACCGTGACGGCGGTGCCGGCGACCCTGATCCCCTGCTGTATCGGGCGCAGTTCGGTGCCGAGCAGTCCGGTGCGGCCCATCGCCTCGCTGACGGTGGCCACGCCGTAGCCGGCCAGCGCCTCGACGTCCTTCGCGTCCGCCTTCGGCGGGTTGGTGACGACCACGCCGCTCATGCCAGCTCCTTGGCGATCTGCGGGTAGGGGCGCATGTAGGCCTCGGCCATGGTCTTGTGCGCGAGGCCCAGGTTGGGGCCCGCGTTGCGCTTGAGCTGGACGCCGCGGCGGACGGCGAGGTCGGTGTAGTAGTCCCACAGGTGCTGCTGGGCGGCGAGGCACTCCATGGCCTTGCGCTTGGTCTCCCACACCTCGGTGATGTCGAGGAGCACCTCGGGCCGGAAGCCGCTCATCTCCGGCTGGTGCGGCTCGAAGTAGAAGACCGGCGGGGCGCCGATGATCTCGCCCTTGCCGGGGTAGCCGATGGCCTGGGCGAGCACGCGGGCTTCGAGAGCCATGCGGTTGGCGGCCGGGTGGTCGCCGTTGTACGGGTCCTCGGTGGGGTGGGTGAGGACGACGTCCGGCTGGGTCTCGCGGTAGACCTCCACCAGCTGGTCGGTGAGTTCGGGGGTGGCGATCAGGGGGTAGTCGCCGGCGTCGAAGAAGCGGACCTCGGCGCCGAGGGTGGCGGCGGCGCGCTCGGCCTCGTCCCGGCGGATCGCCTTGATCTCGTCCAGCTGCCTGCCCTCGCGCCACGCCTTGGCGGACTCGCCGCGCTCGCCGAAGGTGAGGCAGGCGATGGTGACCCGCTCGCCGCGGGCGGCGGCCAGGGCGATGGCACCGCCCGCCCGCCAGACGAAGTCGCCTGCGTGCGCGGTGACGACGAGCGTCGAACGTGGTGCTGCGGCGGGCGCGTTGGCATGCGTCATTGCAGAGAGTCTCCTTGATGGACAGGTGGGCGCCCGCCCCGCGTGCGTCAGTCGCGCAGCGCGTCAGTCACGCAACGCTTGGATCACGCTGTAGAGGTGGGCGCGGACGGCCTCCTCGGCCGCCTTCGGGTCCCTGGCCCTGATCGCCTCGATCATCGCCAGATGCTCGTTCAGGGACTGCTGCGGACGCCCCGGCCGGAGCGCCAACTGGAAGCGGTGGCGTACCAGTTGGGCGTTGAGTCGCTCCAGCAGCTCCACGGCCGTGTGCTGGCCGGAGAACTCCCGGATCCGGGCGTGCAGTTCGTGGTTGAGGTCGGAGTAGGTCACCGGCTCGCCGTCGGCCACGGCCTTGGTCATGGCCGTGCCGAGGTCGGTCAGTTCGTCCAGCTGCTCGTCGCCGGCCGCGACGGCCGCCTTCGCCGCGCAGAGTCCTTCCAGGACCATGCGGCACTCGGTGATGGCGACCGCTTCGTCCACGGTCACCACCCGCACCCGCGAGCCGCGGTTGCGGATCCGCTCGACCAGGCCCTGTGCCTCCAGATCGATCAGCGCCGCCCGGATGCTCGCCCGGGTCACACCGAACTGCTCGGCGAGTTCGTTCTCCACCAGCCGCTGCGCCGGTGCCATCTCGCCGCCCAGGATCGCCTGCCTCAGCTGCGTGAGCGCGAGCTGTTTGGCCTGCTCTCCGGTGCTCGGACGGGCTTCTTTCGGCATCGTTGCCCTCCCTGAGTGAGTGCCTGTCGAACGTAAATCTAGCCAAACAAGATTGTCAACAATTTCGTCCGAAGTCTGGTCGCCGACACCGCGACGAAGTGTCCGCCCTGGAGTGTCGATCCCGCACACCTTGTCGGCACCCGGCGGGCGTCAGCCCTGGTTAGGGTCGCCCCATGAACCACAGCTTCGCTCTCCACATCCCCGACGCCGAGCTCGAACCGGAGCCGCTCGACCCGGCACAGATCGTCTCCGGTACGCCCGAGGTGACCGGGAAGGTGGTCTGGGAGTCGGAGGACGGACGTCAGGTCCGGGGCATCTGGCAGATCACGCCGGGTGTCGTGACCGACACCGAGGCCGACGAGCTGTTCGTGGTGATCAGCGGGTCGGCGACGATCGAGGTGGCGGACGGGCCGACGTTGCGTGTCGGGCCCGGTGACATGGCCGTACTGCGCGAGGGCGACCGCACGACGTGGACCGTGCACGAGACGCTGCGCAAGGCGTACGCGATCAATCAGTGACGGCGGCCGTCGTGCCGCGGATCTCCAGCGTCGGCACGGCGAGTCGGAGCCGTCCCTCTCCCCCGGCGGCCTCCAGCCGGTCGAGCAGACAGCGGGCGGCCCGGCGGCCGACCTCGTGGCCCGCGTTGTCGACGGTGGTGAGCCACAGGTGGCGCAGCCGGGAGATGCTGGTGTTGTCGTAACCGGCCACCGACAGCTCGTGCGGGACCCGCAGTCCCAACTCCCCGGCCGCCGACAGCGCGCCGACGCCGGCGATGTCGTTGACCGCGAAGACGGCGGTGGGCCGGTCGGGGCGGCTGAGCAGCCGGACGGTGCCGCGGTAGCCGCCCTCCTCCGTCATGTCGCTCGGCTCCACCACGGCCAGGTCGGCCAGGCCGTGCTCGCGCATCGTCGCCTCGAAGCCGCGCCGCCGCAGGTCGCCGACGGCGCCGTAGCCCGCGATGTGCGCGATGCGGCGGTGTCCGAGGCCGATGAGGTGCTCCGTGACGAGCCGCGCGCCCTTCTCGTCGTCGCCCGCGACCACGTCCACCCCGGGCGGTACGGGTTCGCGGGCGCCGGCCAGCACCACGGGTATCCGCTCGGCGACCGGACCGAGCGCCGCCGGATCCGGCAGTGTGCCGACCACGACCAGGCCGTCGACGCCGAGGTTCTGGAAGGGGCCGGTGGGGTCCTGCCCGGTACGGCGGTTGAGGCGGGCGTCCGCGAGCAGCATGTGCAGACCGCCCGCGTGCAGCAGGGAGTTCAGCCCGTCGAGCAGGTCGACGTACCAGGGATTGCGCAGGTCGTGCAGCAGGACGCCGACCGTGCGGGTGCGCTGTTCGCTGAGGCTGCGGGCGGCGGCGTTCGGCCGGTAGCCCAGTTCGCGCACGGCCCGCAGCACGGCCTCCCGTTTCTCGGGCCGCACCTGCTCGGAGCCGCGCAGGACCAGCGAGACCAGGGACTTGGACACGCCGGCGTGCTCGGCCACGTCACGGATCGTCGGCGGTCTCATGGCATGGACCGTTCCATGCGGCGCCTGGGCTTGTCAAAGGGTTGACACTCAGCGGTGGCCGCGCTCAGGGTGGCCTGGACAGGTTCTGGAACGGTCCAAAGAGGGGCTCTCTCATGGTGGACACGCTCGGCGTCGCCGTCGTCGGATTCGGCTGGATGGGCCGGGTCCACACCCAGGCCTACGCGCGCCTCCCGCACCACTACCCACAGCTGCCCCTGCGCCCCGAGCTGGTGACCGTGGCCGAGGAGGTGCCGGGCCGGGCCGAGCAGGCCGCCGAGCAGTTCGGGTTCGCCTCGGCGACCCGCGACTGGCGCGAGGTGGCCGCCGACCCGCGCGTGCACGCGGTCAGCATCACCGCGCCGAACTTCCTGCATCGCGAGATCGGCGTGGCGATGGCCGAGGCCGGCAAGCACATCTGGATCGAGAAGCCGGTCGGCCTCACGGCCGGGGACGCCCGCGCGGTCGCCGACGCGGTGGCCAAGGCCGGGGTGCAGGGCGCGGTCGGGTTCAACTACCGCAACGCGCCCGCCGTGGAGACCGCCCGCGAGCTGATCGTTTCCGGTGAGCTCGGCACGGTCACCCATGCCCGGATCCGGCTGTTCAGCGACTACGCGGCGCATCCCGAGGGCGCCCTGACCTGGCGCTACGAGCGGGAGCGTGGCGGCAGCGGAGTGCTGGGCGACCTGGCCTCGCACGGCGCCGACCTGGCCCGCTTCCTGCTCGGCGACATCGCGGCGCTCACCGCCGACACGGCGATCTTCGTCCCGGAGCGGGCCCGCCCCACCGGCGCCACCGCCGGCCACTCCCGCGCCACCGGCGGTGAACTCGGCCCGGTCGAGAACGAGGACTACGTCAGCTGTCTGCTGCGCTTCGCCTCCGGGGCCCGGGGTGTCCTGGAGGCCTGCCGGGTTTCGGTCGGCGAGCAGAACAACTACGGCTTCGAGGTGCACGGCACCAGGGGCGCGGTGTTCTGGGACTTCCGGCGCATGAACGAGCTCGGCATCAGCCGGGGCACCGCCTACCAGGACCAGCCCGTGAGCACCGTGTACGTGGGCCCGGGCCACGGCGAGTTCGCCGCCTTCCAGCCAGGTGCCGCCAACGCCATGGGCTACG
Proteins encoded in this window:
- a CDS encoding MFS transporter, whose protein sequence is MSSSPALSARGSRLAVLAVGLCWLAVLFDGLDMFIYGSVLPHMLEQQALGITPDQAGDLGSYATFGMLVGALTAGTVADRIGRKKLMVACVTLFSLASGLCAIADSVAVFGLGRTLAGVGLGGLLPTAISMVCDYAPRGRGALTIGMLMTAHHAGGILSAYVALWVVEPLGWRAAFWVCVAPLLFAPVLVKFMPESLSFLLAKGRTEEAAELARRYDVELPAAPSGRQGATDRFHALANLFRGGEWIQTLLYWLASFGGLLLVYGVATWLPTLMRGEGYELGSALTFVVLFNLGGIVGMLIAGRAADCFGAPRISAIWFALTAAGVFLLSVHMPPAVTMTLVFLTGVFLNSAQTMIYATVSIRSVPENRATAVGWTSGMGRFGAVFGPWLGGQLLAANKGDWGFTAFALAGVSSMVFIGVAALRGGRKSSGTGAQQELATAH
- a CDS encoding VOC family protein; this translates as MTPPLGDIAHVGHAQLFTPDLDASVAFFTDYLGLTVNGQHGDTVHLRTFDDYEHHSLVLTARDRPGLGRLALRTSSEEALQRRVKAAEEAGRPGHWTEDEPGLGKLYVTTDPDGHEHALYWESEHYRAPDELKPALKNQPQAKPNRGVGVRRLDHVNFLAADVLANAEFQQQVLGARPTEQIRLDSGRIAARWLTFTNKSYDVVYTEDWTGSNGRLHHIAFATDTREDILRAADLAIDTGVFIETGPHKHAIQQTFFLYVYEPGGNRIELCNPLTRLVLAPDWPLITWTEAERAKGQAWGLRTIESFHTHGTPPVG
- a CDS encoding 4-oxalomesaconate tautomerase; the protein is MTFEAVPCLLMRGGTSKGAYFLADDLPADPAARDDLLLRIMGSPDPRQIDGLGGAHPLTSKVAVVSPSPDPDADVDYLFLQVAVDKPEVTDRQNCGNILAGIGPFAVERGLVPAGEERTSVRIRMLNTGDHATATFPTPGGRVDYTGDAEISGVPGGAAAVLIEFPPGTGPLLPTGNVRDEIHGVPVTCVDNGMPTVLVEAAALKVTGHESPAELEADEELADRLREVRLAAGELMGLGDVSETTVPKVTLLAAPRDGGAVCTRTFIPVRCHPSIGVLGAASVAAGLRIEGGVGANLAELPADSDRLRIEHPSGFMDIEVSLGGDTGGLVSARRTAVVRTARKIFDGTVFPRAAAQPLGGRG
- a CDS encoding 4-carboxy-4-hydroxy-2-oxoadipate aldolase/oxaloacetate decarboxylase, with amino-acid sequence MSGVVVTNPPKADAKDVEALAGYGVATVSEAMGRTGLLGTELRPIQQGIRVAGTAVTVIGWPGDNLMIHAAVEQCGDGDILVVTTTSPSTDGMFGELFATALRQRGVRGLVINAGVRDTQELREMGFPAWARAVSAQGTVKATGGSVNVPVAIGGQVVRPGDVILADDDGVVVVPRERARETVAKSEAREAKEARSRAAFLDGELGLDRYGLRDTLKRLGVEYVSYEEYAGEGTGS
- a CDS encoding PIG-L deacetylase family protein; this encodes MTHANAPAAAPRSTLVVTAHAGDFVWRAGGAIALAAARGERVTIACLTFGERGESAKAWREGRQLDEIKAIRRDEAERAAATLGAEVRFFDAGDYPLIATPELTDQLVEVYRETQPDVVLTHPTEDPYNGDHPAANRMALEARVLAQAIGYPGKGEIIGAPPVFYFEPHQPEMSGFRPEVLLDITEVWETKRKAMECLAAQQHLWDYYTDLAVRRGVQLKRNAGPNLGLAHKTMAEAYMRPYPQIAKELA
- a CDS encoding GntR family transcriptional regulator, whose translation is MPKEARPSTGEQAKQLALTQLRQAILGGEMAPAQRLVENELAEQFGVTRASIRAALIDLEAQGLVERIRNRGSRVRVVTVDEAVAITECRMVLEGLCAAKAAVAAGDEQLDELTDLGTAMTKAVADGEPVTYSDLNHELHARIREFSGQHTAVELLERLNAQLVRHRFQLALRPGRPQQSLNEHLAMIEAIRARDPKAAEEAVRAHLYSVIQALRD
- a CDS encoding cupin domain-containing protein is translated as MNHSFALHIPDAELEPEPLDPAQIVSGTPEVTGKVVWESEDGRQVRGIWQITPGVVTDTEADELFVVISGSATIEVADGPTLRVGPGDMAVLREGDRTTWTVHETLRKAYAINQ
- a CDS encoding LacI family DNA-binding transcriptional regulator; amino-acid sequence: MRPPTIRDVAEHAGVSKSLVSLVLRGSEQVRPEKREAVLRAVRELGYRPNAAARSLSEQRTRTVGVLLHDLRNPWYVDLLDGLNSLLHAGGLHMLLADARLNRRTGQDPTGPFQNLGVDGLVVVGTLPDPAALGPVAERIPVVLAGAREPVPPGVDVVAGDDEKGARLVTEHLIGLGHRRIAHIAGYGAVGDLRRRGFEATMREHGLADLAVVEPSDMTEEGGYRGTVRLLSRPDRPTAVFAVNDIAGVGALSAAGELGLRVPHELSVAGYDNTSISRLRHLWLTTVDNAGHEVGRRAARCLLDRLEAAGGEGRLRLAVPTLEIRGTTAAVTD
- a CDS encoding Gfo/Idh/MocA family protein; translation: MVDTLGVAVVGFGWMGRVHTQAYARLPHHYPQLPLRPELVTVAEEVPGRAEQAAEQFGFASATRDWREVAADPRVHAVSITAPNFLHREIGVAMAEAGKHIWIEKPVGLTAGDARAVADAVAKAGVQGAVGFNYRNAPAVETARELIVSGELGTVTHARIRLFSDYAAHPEGALTWRYERERGGSGVLGDLASHGADLARFLLGDIAALTADTAIFVPERARPTGATAGHSRATGGELGPVENEDYVSCLLRFASGARGVLEACRVSVGEQNNYGFEVHGTRGAVFWDFRRMNELGISRGTAYQDQPVSTVYVGPGHGEFAAFQPGAANAMGYDDLKVVEAYRFLRSIAEGSPHGATPADAVHSAVVLDAMARSVESGAWVAVDARP